The Vitis vinifera cultivar Pinot Noir 40024 chromosome 1, ASM3070453v1 DNA segment ttttttttttttttgccttattAAGTACAATTAGTCAAATAGatataaaaactctttttaaattaaaaaaataagcttttaacttatcaaaaattaaactaaaagggCCTTCATAGTTTTATGAAAATgacaaattttcttctctttcatttcatattattttttcacaGGTTTAATCTTCATGTTATGGATTTTCTTTGTAAAGTGTTCGATGGGAAATCTCAACAAATGCAGTATTTATCATCCATTAAGTTAACGATGATCCGCAAAGATTGGCATTAATAATGGAAGCgtaaggaaagaagaaagttTTTGTCTCCGAATGATACTTTTTCTCATGGTGCGGTGTAGGGACCTGGCGGAATGGTTGAAGAATCAAGGAAAAAAGCACAAATTGTCCTTAGCGGGGGAGATCGGAGACGCAAGATTGTGGGGGCAACGTGCCTTACACAAACCGAATAAAATGGAAATGGATTTGGCATACCAATAGACACTCCTCCACCACAAAAATGCCAGCTTTACCCACATTGTCTCCTAACAGCCCCAGAAATATTATGATATGGAATGTTACAGCGCAGATCCTTAAGAGCTCCATCTGCTCTGCTACTACTTCCTACGCAATACCCAACATCAACCACCTGCTACAAATGCTATGTCATTTTCCTTTTCGGAGCATTGCCCTCTGCCACAGCCCACAACCCACGGGCagtaacatattttatttatcgtGGGGTTCCTAATAATTCCACGGTTTTTACCGATTGAAGAGCAGCCCCATGTTTATATGTGGAGTCGcatctacattttttttcaccaaataaaaattaattatataacgTGTTTGGCTCACTGACCTCATTTATTTGCATGCGCAACAATagtaaatgtgaaaataatgaTGCTGTCCTTTGCTGTTATCTCCTTCAATTTAACTCACTTCAAACAACGTGGCCTCTTAATCTTCTCTTGGTGTTGGATGCCAACGTAGTCCGTGTATTAATCATTGACTATATTACTAACTAAAAGACATCATTTAACATAcatcatcataaaaatatatatgtttcatTTTCGTCTCATCAGTTACACGCCAAAACTCCTGCCTATGCAACGGTAATCCCGTTATTTCAGAAGTCGTCGGGGCTAATAAagtcaaatcaaaatttaataatctGACATAAAAGTgtaaaacaattaattaattaattattttaaaaaagagagagagagaaatctGGGGGAAACTTTTGGGTGTCTTGAGCGTGGACTTTTTACTGAAATTCAGATCCTCCAAAGCAAAAAGCAGAAAGAGAGAGATGTCGTGCCGGTGGCTGCTCTCTTCTGCGGCTCATTCATATTCATAATCTTTTGGATCAGCAAAGAGACAGATACGGAAAAGCCCTAACAATGATAGAGAAGCTGGAAGCCCggaacaaagaagaagaaggttgaaagagtgaacaaaaaaaattaagtcaatGACTAAAAACGATGAAACGTCACTATCATCATCGGCATCAGCATCGAGAGCTTCTGCTCCTCTACGGCCTACTATAACGCTGCCCCCTCGTTCCTCCATGGAAACTCTCTTTCCTGGAGGTCCCGGCTTCAGTCCCGGTCCCATGACTCTCGTCTCTAATTTTTTCTCCGACAACGACCCCGACTCCGACTGCCGCTCCTTCTCTCAGCTGCTCGCCGGCGCTATGGCCTCGCCCGCAGCTTTTCCCGGCCCCAGGCCCAGTTTTTCCACCGACCCTCAGGTCTCCGCTTCTTCCAAGGAAGACAGGACTTCCGTTGATGCCGCTGGTGATTTTGAATTTCGGTTCAAGCAGAACCGGCCCTCCGGTTTGGTGATTGCTCAGTCCCCGTTGTTTACAGTTCCTCCCGGGTTAAGCCCGACCTGTTTGCTCGATTCCCCAGGTTTCTTTTCGCAGGTAATCATTGGAAATCAATGCTTTCAACCAGCtttattcttcttttcatttctgAGTAAAGTTTCGAACTTACTATTTTCGTTTTCGAAGCTTTTGAAAGCACATCTTGCTTCTATTGTTTCCCATTTTGCTTtgttggttgctgagaaaagttGGTTGGGGAGAAAAGTAGGAACAAGTAAAGAAACGAACACTTtgggagaaaaaaatattagatttttggGGAAACGATGGGTGAAGGTTCTGGTGACAAATTCTGAATTTGGGAGTTATTCAGGTTTATAGTTGGTCAGAATTGGGGGTTGTCGGGTCCAAATATCAAGAATTGAGGAGAAAACGAGAAAAAGATTTTGAGAGCAGAAAAGAAGTGCATCTGATAACAAAGGACAAAGGACAGGCTATTGCGTTGGAATTAGGTTGGATCATTACATTACATAAGTAATTTCAAAAGTATTTAGAGTGTGTTTCATATGTggtaatagaaatagaaaaaggaTGGGAATAGAGGCGAATCACAGTACATAGAAGAGAGGAATCAAAGTCCTAGTGAGATAATGGTTCGGTTTCCatactaatgatttttttattcctattttgattttaaaaaataatccaaacacATTAATGAATGAAAATGGCATTGAGATTATTGAGTGTTAGGTTACTTAGTtgtaaatttttgtttcaaaagagAATTCAGGCCACTCGAGAATAATTTGAGGGTATTGTTATTTGATTAGATTGTAGCCTGGAAGTGAAGGCAATTGAGCTTCCATGCCTAGTACTTCATGTACCTAAAAGTCTCCCATGTCTGTCATCCGAAAATGTCAGTCGTAGAACTTTTCATGTCAGaagattatttttatcttatcaGTGGAAAACTTGTCATATTTATGGACTATGTGAAGGTTGTTATGGGTAATTGGTTCATCCATGTTgctataaaataatttgtttggCCATTTCTCATCAAGAAGTGAGTTCATCTTTCTCTACAATCCAACCATATAGCTGTAGTTTTCTGGTTGGGGATTGCTTGTGATTAAGATTTAAGGATGCATTTGGATTTCCCATGAAAATGATATTATTCCATTTTCATATGTGTGCAGTTCTGTAAAAAGCCCACTTTGTTACTGGTATCATTACAGAAAGACAGAACTATTATACAGTTGctagtaaaaaaaatggaataatgtCATTTTTCCAAATCCAAATATAATCTTCCGCCTATCCTTGTTTGATTTAGTGTCAGTGATATGAACAAGTTTTAAGGAAACACAAAGATGTGCAACAAATATTGctgcaatgaaaaaaaaagaagaaggaaatcatgcaaaaaaaaacatgatgaaGCCTGGCAATATCCATTTCTCATGTGTGATTAAAAGAAGTTCCATTTTAGATGCTTCTACAGTGGTTTACCTTTGAGGCATAGAGCATATGGATTAAATGTCTAATACAATACATTGTCTTACATATGGGGGAGCTATATATTTCAATGTGCTTATTGCTTTTTTCCGTTGGCTTGGTTCTTCTACATCCTCGACAAAATCATCTAATGGGAGACTATCAAGAATTAATGTGTGGTTGAGATTTGTAGTTGGGTTGAGTTATATGGTTGCAAACCAACGTGTAATTAGTTCATTTGgctatttcatcatttttttcaagTGCTTATCCTTGAAATGAGAGCAATATTTGGAAGGGACATGCCAAGTTCAAGAAGCTCAcatcaagaaaattaaaaataaatagcttAGAAGATCTGTGATAACTGGGTctcatttggatacacttcttgttttttgtttttttaaaaatagaaaatgatagtaacttctatataaaatgcAAGAACTCGTTGAGACTTATCTTAAAAAGATGATGacttataaaaactatttaaaaaaattgagatgttAAAAATTCttactatctcaaattttaaaagtaatttttaaggaCGTAAGATTAgtacataatttttatataagagttactatattttatatagaagttattactcttttctatttttaaaaatagaaaataggatGTGTATCTCAACGGGCACTTAATGGTCTATTCCAAAAGcccataacattttctttttcttctttaagtaatgtttttctttaagatatatatatatatatatatatatatataggggtTATTATATGAAATCGAACCTAGAATTTCCCCATCCCCACACAGCCCCTTACCACTTAGAACAAGCCTCAAGGGCAATACCATGACATGGTGACAAGTGGGTGTTGTGACACTCCATAGAATTCACCCAAACACAATGAAACAGATGGGTATGAAATACCCTAGAAACAATCTAATATGACATAAACCTTCATAACAAGTCTAAATAATAAGTACAAAAGGAGCCAATTCCATCCTTGTAATCACTGTTAATGCTAGTCGTTCATTCCTCCCTCATACTCTCATCAAcacccttatttatttatttatttgttttgataggtaaataaggaTTGTAATAAAACGAAATTAGGTTTACATGACGTATACAAAGAAACCAAAAGACTATAAAAGAAGTGCGAAGACACAAGAACCAACAACCACCCTATAGAGAGCCTaaaccaatccacaaaatttAACAATGACAAAGAACCATCCCCAATATACAATCTAACCTAGTCCTAACAAAAAtacaagaaagaatttttaattgtttggtcCATGCTTTCACAATTATCAAAAGCTCTCCTATTCCTATCCCTTCATAAGGTCCAAAACAAATACAATGAAGCAACCTTCCAAGCCTTGTTTCTCTTTTTACCAACAAAAGACATGTGCTAGCTCAGAAATCAATTGCCATTATAAGCAAGCTTTTGAATGACGAATGAGAATATGGTCgctcatttcttcttcttccttacatAAGTAACATCTATTAGGAATCCTCCatcccctccttttgagttgatctaAAGTTAAAATTCTGGCCCAAGTTGCCCCTCAAGCAAAAAAGGTAATTCTCAATGGCATCCAAGAATTCCATATTAAGCCATAAGGGAGCAGTTCCGCTCTCCTATTTTTCAGAGTAGAAGGACTTAACTGAAAAGTACCGTTCTTTGTAAGTAACTATACCATAACATTGTCACTCATCAACACCTTCATTTTCCTAACATCAATTCCACATTTTCTTGCCCACCGTTGTGCACTTCCAAGTATCTACTTGGGCCCCTTACCTGATGGGGCTATTATATGTTAAATTGGGCTATGGTGAGGAAACACCTTGTTTTGCAATTGGTCTTCTAATATATCATCACATGCACCCATGTTTGATGTATCAATCATCACTGGAACATGTTGTTATCATATAACTAAGACCCTTTTGGCATGGTTATGGTTTCTACTTAAGTACTTTTTAAAAAGATCTGCATCGAGTAGAGCTTATTAGAAAGAGATTTGTTAGTGTTTTTGGGATGCAAAGGATCCAACACCTAGACACACACCCCCATGCGTGAACCCATGTAACATAGAGAGTGGGATTGTGGGCTGTGGAATATAGGAGGGGGGAGAGCAATTCTAAAATAATTGGGGCCATAGAATGCCTCTATTTTTGTGCATTGATGTATCTGCTCTCCTTAGGGGCCACAGGACTGGAAAAGGATTAGCTCCCAATTGACTAGTTTTAGGATtgagaggaaagaaaaaaattctttgttttgaaaTGTTCTGGCAGAAATGAACTTAGCTGTAAAACGATTTGGCTCTGGTTTGAAAGATTGTTGACCTATGCTTTTCTTGAGAAACTGAGAGCTCATCGATTAAAGGGATGGGTCTGAACTGATGCATCAGTAGGGTTTCTTTACATATGCTGCTTGTATCATGATGAACTTGTGTATTGTATGTGCTCCCTCCCTCATTTACCTATATTACTATTTAGAAATCAAATGCTCATACTTTAATATTTATTCAGCTTTTTGATTGGTGAGATGCATGCAGGGACCATTTGTAATGTCCCATCAGCAGGCCTTAGCTCAGGTTACCGCTCAGGCTGCACAAGCCCATTCCCATATGCAACTCCAAGCCAAATTTCCGTCTTCTTTATCAGTGGCACCCGCTGCATCATTGACACAGTTTCCATCCTTTGCTAGCAACACAAAAGCACATGAGCAGATGCCACCCTTAGTATCAGATACTAGAACTGCTGTGAAGGAATCATCTGGTTTATCTCAATCTGATCAGAGATCCCAACCTTCTTCATTTACAGTTGATAAGCCTGCTGATGATGGCTACAATTGGCGGAAATATGGGCAGAAGCAAGTGAAGGGAAGTGAATATCCTCGAAGCTATTACAAAT contains these protein-coding regions:
- the WRKY2 gene encoding DNA binding protein WRKY2 (The RefSeq protein has 10 substitutions, 1 non-frameshifting indel compared to this genomic sequence) encodes the protein MAENDETSLSSSASASASRASAPLRPTITLPPRSSMETLFPGGPGFSPGPMTLVSNFFSDNDPDSYCRSFSQLLAGAMASPAAVPGPRPSFSTDPQVSASSKEDRTSVDAAGDFEFRFKQNRPSGLVIAQSPLFTVPPGLSPTCLLDSPGFFSQGPFVMSHQQALAQVTAQAAQAHSHMQLQAEFPSSLSVSPAASLTQFPSFASNTKAHEQMPPLVSDARTAVKESSGLSQSDQRSQPSSFTVDKPADDGYNWRKYGQKQVKGSEYPRSYYKCTHPSCPVKKKVERSLDGQVTEIIYKGQHNHQAPLPNKRAKDTGNPNGNSNFQENPELASQNQTGNLNKPKEGLPAYSLSKKDQQSSQAIPEHLPGSSDSEEMDDAETRGDEKGEDEPDPKRRNTEVRVSDQVSSHRTVTEPRIIVQTTSEVDLLDDGYRWRKYGQKVVKGNPYPRSYYKCTNPGCNVRKHVERAATDPKAVITTYEGKHNHDVPAAKSSSHNTANSIASQKPQNVVDKKRAFIDNNDQCPIGRLQLKEEQIT